In Notamacropus eugenii isolate mMacEug1 chromosome 1, mMacEug1.pri_v2, whole genome shotgun sequence, one genomic interval encodes:
- the IL9 gene encoding LOW QUALITY PROTEIN: interleukin-9 (The sequence of the model RefSeq protein was modified relative to this genomic sequence to represent the inferred CDS: deleted 1 base in 1 codon; substituted 1 base at 1 genomic stop codon) yields MMEREFIEDTIKKESLQSXLHIEESKMFFNGLFVSTLLLSVSGTPAQDQNQSRLHSIPSPSGNLCSSPEPTEVTQNLIDRLEKETAATCDCNANVTDCLCLPVSSQNNCSTSCFQYGLKKMSQTLKPIYGRTIFKVQRYVSHLRSLSCKPFSCYQPCNETFTANTMEFLKALQENFQKVPISNN; encoded by the exons ATGATGGAAAGGGAATTTATAGAGGACACAATT AAAAAGGAGAGCCTGCAGTCGTAGTTACACATTGAAGAATCAAAGATGTTCTTCAACGGGCTTTTCGTTTCAACCTTGCTCTTGTCAGTGAGTGGAACCCCTGCTCAAGACCAGAACCAATCAAGGTTACACAGTATACCAAGTCCGAGTGGGAACCTCTGCTCAAGTCCAGAACCAACTGAAGTTACCCAGAATCTCATTGACCGTTTGGAG AAAGAGACTGCTGCAACCTGCGATTGCAATGCCAAC GTGACTGACTGTTTATGTCTTCCTGTATCTTCT CAGAACAACTGTAGTACATCATGCTTTCAATATGGGCTGAAAAAGATGTCCCAGACATTGAAACCGATTTATGGTCGAACCATCTTTAAAGTGCAGAGATATGTCAGTCACCTGAGGAGCCTCAGTTGCAAG CCTTTTTCATGCTACCAGCCATGCAATGAAACCTTCACTGCCAACACAATGGAGTTTCTGAAGGCTCTCCAGGAAAACTTCCAGAAAGTACCTATTTCTAACAACTAA